A region from the Pseudomonas cucumis genome encodes:
- a CDS encoding M29 family metallopeptidase, whose amino-acid sequence MDKQRAISHFLYYLEHHPAVAGINPAKVLLGHTADYEALTGAIAEQAGNSPRFSFSAMRLDLEPTELLAQAITDSDLYVFFYDSSTLPNPRPDGPEFVRALQGVMAEHWKKSLLFKDYGDYFYDTFSVTPQRIAGLNSHLIQRMSHATTLSFKDDHGSWFETPLSSIKKWTDINGIGNFDLAPGEIATHSEAINGRVKFMGTFLSTIPFARKYGVLASPLELWIENSTISKIATDVPGLEHDFNKYLDANPSNRRIEELGIGTNEGVKELYARNAGFEERHCGLHLGLGGGAKGSHHLDLIFSSGVLALDDDPLFDGRFVF is encoded by the coding sequence ATGGATAAGCAACGCGCCATCTCGCATTTCCTTTACTACCTCGAACATCACCCTGCCGTTGCCGGTATCAACCCGGCGAAGGTCTTGCTCGGCCACACCGCTGATTACGAGGCACTGACCGGCGCCATCGCCGAACAGGCCGGTAACAGCCCACGATTCAGCTTCAGCGCAATGCGTCTGGACCTCGAACCCACCGAATTGCTGGCCCAGGCGATTACCGACAGCGACCTGTACGTTTTCTTCTACGACTCTTCCACCCTGCCCAACCCGCGTCCCGACGGCCCGGAGTTTGTTCGCGCGCTGCAAGGCGTGATGGCAGAGCACTGGAAGAAGTCATTGCTGTTCAAGGATTACGGCGATTACTTCTACGACACGTTCAGTGTCACCCCGCAGCGAATTGCCGGGTTGAACAGCCACTTGATCCAGCGCATGTCCCACGCCACCACCCTGAGCTTCAAAGATGATCATGGGTCCTGGTTCGAAACCCCCTTGAGCAGTATCAAGAAGTGGACCGACATCAACGGTATCGGCAACTTCGACCTGGCGCCCGGCGAGATCGCCACTCATAGCGAGGCCATTAATGGGCGGGTGAAGTTTATGGGGACTTTCCTCAGTACGATTCCATTTGCCCGCAAGTACGGCGTATTGGCGTCACCGTTGGAGTTGTGGATCGAAAACTCCACCATCAGCAAAATCGCCACCGACGTGCCGGGGCTGGAACATGACTTCAACAAGTACCTGGACGCCAATCCGTCCAATCGAAGAATCGAGGAGTTGGGGATCGGCACCAATGAAGGCGTGAAAGAGTTGTATGCGCGCAATGCCGGGTTCGAGGAGCGCCATTGCGGCTTGCACCTTGGCTTGGGCGGAGGCGCCAAGGGTAGCCATCATTTAGACCTGATCTTCTCCAGTGGCGTGTTGGCGCTGGATGATGACCCGCTGTTTGATGGACGGTTTGTCTTCTGA
- a CDS encoding sigma-54-dependent transcriptional regulator — MRIKVHCQNRIGILRDILNLLVEYGINVARGEVGGEHGNAIYLHCPNLINIQFQALRPKFEAIGGVFGVKRVGLMPSERRHMELNALLGALEFPVLSIDMGGSIVAANRAAAQLLGVRVDEVPGIPLSRYAEDFDLPELVRANKSRINGLRVKVKGDVFLADIAPLQSEHDESEAMAGAVLTLHRADRVGERIYNVRKQELRGFDSIFQSSKVMAAVVREARRMAPLDAPLLIEGETGTGKELLARACHLASPRGQSPLMALNCAGLPESMAETELFGYGPGAFEGARAEGKLGLLELTAGGTLFLDGVGEMSPRLQVKLLRFLQDGCFRRVGSDEEVYLDVRVICATQVDLSELCARGEFRQDLYHRLNVLSLHIPPLRECLDGLAPLVEHFLDQASRQIGCPLPKLAPAAMERLSHYHWPGNVRQLENVLFQAVSLCDGGTVKAEHIRLPDYGVRQPLGDFSLEGGLDEIVGRFEKAVLERLYSEYPSSRQLGKRLGVSHTTIANKLREYEVGKDNT, encoded by the coding sequence ATGCGTATCAAAGTTCACTGCCAGAACCGCATCGGTATCCTGCGCGACATTCTCAACCTGCTGGTCGAGTACGGGATCAACGTCGCTCGCGGCGAAGTGGGTGGTGAGCACGGTAATGCGATCTATCTGCACTGTCCTAACCTGATCAACATTCAGTTCCAGGCATTGCGGCCGAAGTTCGAGGCGATTGGCGGGGTGTTCGGCGTCAAGCGCGTAGGGCTGATGCCCAGCGAGCGTCGGCACATGGAGCTCAATGCCTTGCTCGGTGCGCTGGAGTTTCCGGTGTTGTCGATCGATATGGGCGGCTCCATCGTCGCGGCCAACCGTGCGGCGGCGCAGTTGCTCGGGGTGCGGGTGGACGAGGTGCCGGGGATTCCGCTGTCGCGGTACGCCGAGGATTTCGATTTGCCGGAACTGGTGCGCGCCAACAAGTCGCGGATCAACGGCTTGCGAGTCAAGGTCAAGGGTGACGTGTTTCTCGCCGACATCGCGCCGCTGCAATCGGAGCATGACGAAAGCGAGGCCATGGCCGGTGCGGTGTTGACACTGCACCGGGCGGATCGGGTGGGCGAGCGCATCTATAACGTGCGCAAACAGGAGTTGCGCGGCTTCGACAGCATTTTCCAGAGCTCGAAAGTGATGGCGGCGGTGGTTCGCGAGGCTCGGCGCATGGCGCCGCTGGATGCGCCGCTATTGATCGAAGGCGAAACCGGCACCGGCAAAGAGTTGTTGGCGCGGGCCTGTCACCTGGCGAGCCCGCGTGGGCAATCACCGTTGATGGCGCTCAACTGCGCTGGTCTGCCGGAGTCCATGGCCGAGACCGAGTTGTTCGGCTACGGCCCTGGCGCCTTCGAAGGGGCGCGGGCCGAAGGCAAGCTCGGGCTGTTGGAGCTGACAGCGGGCGGTACGTTGTTTCTCGATGGTGTCGGCGAAATGAGCCCGCGCTTGCAGGTGAAATTACTGCGCTTTCTGCAGGACGGTTGCTTCCGTCGTGTCGGCAGTGATGAAGAGGTCTATCTGGATGTTCGGGTGATCTGCGCAACGCAAGTGGACTTGTCCGAATTGTGCGCTCGCGGTGAGTTTCGCCAGGATTTGTACCATCGCTTGAACGTGCTCTCGCTGCACATTCCGCCGCTGCGCGAATGCCTCGACGGACTGGCGCCGCTGGTGGAGCACTTCCTCGATCAGGCCAGTCGGCAGATCGGTTGCCCGTTGCCGAAACTGGCGCCAGCGGCGATGGAACGGCTCAGTCACTATCACTGGCCGGGTAATGTGCGGCAGTTGGAAAACGTACTGTTCCAGGCGGTTTCCCTGTGCGACGGCGGCACCGTCAAAGCCGAGCACATTCGTCTGCCGGACTACGGCGTGCGTCAGCCGCTTGGCGATTTTTCCCTTGAGGGCGGCTTGGACGAGATTGTCGGGCGTTTTGAAAAAGCGGTGCTGGAGCGTTTGTATTCCGAGTATCCGAGCAGTCGGCAACTGGGCAAGCGGTTGGGGGTTTCGCATACGACCATCGCCAATAAGCTGCGTGAGTATGAGGTCGGTAAAGACAACACCTGA
- the phhA gene encoding phenylalanine 4-monooxygenase, translating to MKQTQYVAREPDAQGFIDYPAEEHAVWNTLITRQLKVVEGRACQEYLDGIEKLGLPHDRIPQLGEINKVLGETTGWQVARVPALIPFQTFFELLANKQFPVATFIRTREELDYLQEPDIFHEIFGHCPLLTNPWFAEFTHTYGKLGLQASKEERVYLARLYWMTIEFGLVDTPQGLRIYGGGILSSPKETVYCLSDEPEHQAFDPLECMRTPYRIDILQPLYFVLPNLKRLFDLAHEDIMGMVKQGMQLGLHTPKFPPKPKAA from the coding sequence ATGAAGCAGACGCAATACGTGGCTCGCGAGCCCGATGCGCAAGGTTTTATCGACTACCCCGCCGAAGAACACGCGGTGTGGAACACGCTGATCACTCGCCAATTGAAAGTGGTCGAGGGCCGTGCGTGCCAGGAATACCTGGACGGTATCGAAAAACTCGGTCTGCCCCACGACCGCATTCCGCAACTCGGTGAAATCAACAAGGTCCTCGGTGAAACCACCGGCTGGCAGGTTGCCCGAGTCCCCGCACTGATTCCCTTCCAGACCTTTTTCGAATTGCTGGCAAACAAGCAGTTCCCGGTGGCGACGTTTATTCGTACCCGCGAAGAGCTGGATTACCTGCAAGAACCGGACATTTTCCACGAGATCTTTGGCCACTGTCCGCTGCTGACCAACCCCTGGTTCGCCGAATTCACCCACACCTACGGCAAACTTGGCCTACAGGCTTCCAAGGAAGAACGCGTGTACCTGGCGCGCCTGTACTGGATGACCATTGAGTTCGGCCTGGTCGACACACCACAAGGCCTGCGCATCTACGGTGGCGGCATTCTGTCTTCGCCCAAAGAAACCGTTTACTGCCTGTCGGACGAGCCGGAGCATCAGGCCTTCGACCCGCTGGAATGCATGCGTACGCCGTACCGCATCGACATTCTGCAACCGCTGTACTTTGTCTTGCCAAACCTCAAGCGCCTGTTCGATCTGGCCCACGAAGACATCATGGGCATGGTCAAGCAAGGTATGCAGCTGGGGTTGCACACGCCGAAATTTCCGCCAAAGCCTAAAGCGGCCTAA
- a CDS encoding amino acid permease: protein MSGQNSHSGELKRGLKNRHIQLIALGGAIGTGLFLGSAGVLKSAGPSMILGYAICGFIAFMIMRQLGEMIVEEPVAGSFSHFAHKYWGGFAGFLSGWNCWILYILVGMSELTAVGKYIHYWAPHIPTWVSAAGFFVLINLINLANVKVFGEAEFWFAIIKVVAIVGMIALGSYLLVSGNGGPQASVTNLWEHGGFFPNGVSGLVMAMAIIMFSFGGLEMLGFTAAEADKPKTVIPKAINQVIYRILIFYIGALVVLLSLTPWDSLLTTLNASGDAYSGSPFVQVFSMLGSNTAAHILNFVVLTAALSVYNSGTYCNSRMLLGMAEQGDAPKALSKIDKRGVPVRSILASAAVTLVAVLLNYLVPQHALELLMSLVVATLVINWAMISFSHFKFRQHMNKTKQTPLFKALWYPYGNYVCLAFVVFILGVMLLIPGIQISVYAIPVWVAFMWICYGIKNKRSAQQALQAAGSAAK, encoded by the coding sequence ATGAGTGGACAAAACTCGCATTCAGGCGAGCTTAAACGCGGCCTGAAAAATCGCCATATTCAACTGATCGCCCTCGGTGGCGCGATCGGTACCGGGTTGTTCCTCGGCTCGGCCGGCGTGCTCAAATCTGCTGGCCCGTCGATGATCCTCGGCTATGCCATCTGCGGCTTCATCGCTTTCATGATCATGCGCCAACTGGGCGAAATGATTGTCGAAGAGCCCGTCGCCGGTTCCTTCAGCCACTTCGCCCACAAATACTGGGGCGGTTTTGCCGGCTTCCTGTCGGGCTGGAACTGCTGGATTCTGTACATCCTGGTGGGCATGTCCGAGCTGACCGCGGTCGGCAAATACATCCACTACTGGGCGCCACACATCCCGACCTGGGTCTCGGCAGCCGGCTTCTTCGTCTTGATCAACTTGATCAACCTGGCCAACGTCAAAGTCTTTGGCGAGGCCGAATTCTGGTTCGCGATCATCAAGGTTGTGGCGATTGTCGGCATGATTGCCTTGGGCAGCTATCTGCTGGTCAGCGGCAACGGCGGCCCGCAAGCCTCTGTGACCAACCTGTGGGAACACGGCGGCTTCTTCCCGAACGGCGTCAGTGGTCTGGTGATGGCCATGGCGATCATCATGTTCTCCTTCGGCGGTCTGGAAATGCTCGGTTTCACTGCAGCCGAAGCCGACAAACCGAAAACCGTGATCCCGAAAGCCATCAATCAGGTGATCTACCGGATCCTGATTTTCTACATCGGTGCGCTGGTGGTCCTGCTGTCGCTGACCCCTTGGGACAGCCTGCTGACGACGTTGAACGCGTCTGGCGATGCCTATAGTGGTAGTCCGTTCGTGCAAGTGTTCTCGATGCTCGGCAGCAACACCGCCGCGCACATCCTCAACTTCGTGGTCCTGACCGCGGCGCTGTCGGTGTATAACAGCGGCACCTACTGCAACAGCCGCATGCTGCTGGGCATGGCCGAGCAGGGCGATGCGCCAAAGGCCCTGTCGAAGATTGACAAACGTGGCGTGCCGGTGCGTTCGATCCTGGCGTCGGCTGCCGTGACGCTGGTCGCGGTGCTGCTGAACTACCTGGTTCCGCAACATGCACTGGAACTGTTGATGTCGTTGGTGGTGGCCACCCTGGTCATCAACTGGGCGATGATCAGCTTCTCGCACTTCAAGTTCCGCCAGCACATGAACAAGACCAAACAGACGCCGTTGTTCAAGGCCCTGTGGTACCCGTACGGCAACTATGTTTGCCTGGCGTTCGTGGTGTTCATCCTTGGCGTGATGCTGCTGATCCCGGGGATCCAGATCTCGGTGTACGCGATTCCGGTGTGGGTCGCCTTCATGTGGATCTGCTACGGCATCAAGAACAAGCGCAGCGCCCAGCAGGCGTTGCAGGCTGCGGGTTCCGCTGCCAAATAA
- a CDS encoding flagellar basal body rod protein FlgF, whose product MDKYLYVAMTGASQNALAQKAHANNLANISTNGFQKDLEQARSMPVFGDSFPARAFAMTERPATDFSPGALVQTGRDLDVAVQGNGWIAVQNPDGGESYVRTGSLNVDALGVLRAGNGMPVVGNGGPIAVPPEQQIEVGEDGTISIRAMGEGPRVMAEVDRIKLVNPDFRNMTKGLDGSIHTKDGKPAQADANVKLVSGFLESSNVNAVEEMTSVLALAKQFELHIKMMNTAKDDDQAMARVLQIS is encoded by the coding sequence GTGGACAAGTACCTTTATGTGGCAATGACCGGCGCCAGCCAGAATGCACTGGCGCAGAAGGCTCATGCCAACAACCTGGCGAACATCTCTACCAACGGTTTTCAGAAAGACCTGGAACAGGCCCGTTCGATGCCGGTGTTTGGTGACAGCTTTCCGGCGCGTGCGTTTGCCATGACCGAGCGTCCGGCCACCGATTTCTCCCCGGGTGCGCTGGTGCAAACCGGTCGCGACCTCGACGTTGCGGTGCAGGGTAACGGCTGGATCGCCGTGCAGAACCCCGATGGCGGTGAAAGCTACGTGCGCACCGGCAGCCTGAACGTTGACGCCCTGGGCGTGCTGCGTGCTGGCAACGGTATGCCGGTGGTAGGCAACGGCGGGCCGATTGCCGTGCCGCCCGAGCAGCAAATCGAAGTCGGCGAAGACGGCACCATCAGCATCCGTGCGATGGGTGAAGGCCCTCGCGTGATGGCCGAAGTCGACCGTATCAAACTGGTCAACCCAGACTTCAGGAACATGACCAAAGGCCTGGACGGTTCGATCCACACCAAGGATGGCAAGCCGGCGCAGGCCGATGCCAATGTCAAACTGGTGTCCGGGTTCCTTGAGTCGAGCAACGTCAATGCCGTGGAAGAAATGACCTCGGTGCTGGCGCTGGCCAAGCAGTTCGAGCTGCACATCAAGATGATGAACACCGCCAAAGACGATGACCAGGCCATGGCTCGGGTCTTGCAGATCAGCTAA
- a CDS encoding MFS transporter, with the protein MSETQRPLAVTLQVVSIVLFTFIGYLNIGIPLAVLPGYVHSDLGFGAVIAGLVISVQYLATLLSRPYAGRIIDNKGSKLAVMYGLAGCGLSGVFMLISAWTQSLPMLSLISLLIGRLVLGSAESLVGSGSIGWGIGRVGAANTAKVISWNGIASYGALAVGAPLGVLLVNQLGLWSMGVSIVLLAVLGLALAWPKTAAPIVVGERLPFMHVLGRVFPHGCGLALGSIGFGTIATFITLYYATQQWSNAVLCLSLFGASFIGARLLFGNLINRLGGFRVAIACLSVETLGLLLLWLAPDAHWALAGAALSGFGFSLVFPALGVEAVNLVPASSRGAAVGAYSLFIDLSLGITGPLAGAIAAGFGFASIFLFAALAALSGLALSLYLYRQTPKHLNEKHREERDAP; encoded by the coding sequence ATGTCAGAAACCCAGCGCCCCCTGGCGGTCACGCTGCAAGTCGTTTCCATCGTCCTGTTCACATTCATCGGTTACCTGAATATCGGCATTCCCCTGGCTGTATTACCGGGCTACGTCCACAGCGACCTCGGTTTTGGCGCCGTGATCGCCGGGCTGGTGATCAGCGTGCAATACCTGGCCACCCTGCTCAGCCGCCCTTACGCCGGGCGCATCATCGATAATAAGGGCAGCAAACTGGCGGTGATGTACGGCCTCGCCGGCTGTGGTTTGAGCGGTGTGTTCATGCTGATTTCGGCCTGGACGCAAAGCCTGCCGATGTTGAGCCTGATCAGCTTGTTGATCGGCCGACTGGTGCTCGGCAGCGCGGAAAGCCTGGTCGGCTCCGGGTCGATCGGCTGGGGCATCGGCCGGGTCGGCGCAGCGAATACAGCCAAGGTCATTTCCTGGAACGGCATCGCCAGTTACGGCGCGCTGGCGGTCGGCGCGCCGCTGGGGGTGCTGCTGGTGAATCAACTGGGTTTGTGGAGCATGGGCGTAAGCATTGTGCTGCTGGCCGTTCTGGGCCTGGCGCTGGCCTGGCCAAAAACCGCTGCACCGATCGTTGTCGGCGAACGCTTGCCGTTCATGCACGTGCTGGGGCGGGTGTTTCCTCACGGTTGCGGTCTGGCCTTGGGCTCCATCGGCTTTGGCACCATCGCGACCTTCATCACCCTGTATTACGCCACTCAGCAGTGGTCTAACGCGGTGCTGTGCCTGAGCCTGTTCGGCGCCAGTTTTATCGGTGCGCGATTGCTGTTCGGTAACCTGATCAACCGCCTCGGCGGCTTTCGCGTGGCAATTGCCTGCTTGTCGGTGGAAACCCTTGGGCTATTGCTGCTGTGGCTGGCGCCGGATGCCCATTGGGCACTGGCTGGCGCGGCGCTGAGTGGTTTCGGTTTTTCGCTGGTGTTCCCGGCTTTGGGCGTGGAAGCGGTCAATCTGGTGCCCGCCTCCAGCCGTGGCGCGGCGGTTGGGGCGTACTCTCTGTTTATCGATTTGTCGCTGGGGATCACCGGGCCGCTGGCGGGTGCGATTGCGGCTGGATTTGGCTTTGCCTCGATCTTCCTGTTTGCCGCGTTGGCTGCGCTGAGCGGTTTGGCACTGAGCCTCTATTTGTACCGGCAAACGCCAAAGCACCTTAATGAAAAGCACCGGGAAGAACGCGACGCCCCTTAG
- a CDS encoding 4a-hydroxytetrahydrobiopterin dehydratase — MNALNQAHCEACRADAPQVSDEELPILIKQIPDWNIEVRDGVMQLEKVFLFKNFKHALAFTNAVGEISEAEGHHPGLLTEWGKVTVTWWSHSIKGLHRNDFIMAARTDEVAKNAEGRK; from the coding sequence ATGAACGCTCTGAACCAAGCCCATTGCGAAGCCTGCCGTGCCGACGCCCCTCAAGTCAGCGACGAAGAATTGCCGATCCTGATCAAGCAGATCCCTGACTGGAACATCGAAGTGCGCGACGGTGTGATGCAGCTGGAAAAAGTTTTCCTGTTCAAGAACTTCAAACACGCCCTCGCATTCACCAACGCCGTCGGCGAAATCTCCGAGGCCGAAGGTCACCACCCGGGCCTGCTGACCGAGTGGGGCAAAGTCACCGTCACCTGGTGGAGCCACTCCATCAAAGGCCTGCACCGCAACGACTTCATCATGGCCGCGCGCACTGACGAAGTGGCCAAGAATGCCGAGGGCCGCAAATAA
- the rluB gene encoding 23S rRNA pseudouridine(2605) synthase RluB: MSINDQKDDQEIGPAGEKLQKVLARIGVGSRRDVEAWISHGRIKVNGKDATLGQRVDLHDAITIDGRVIKREEAAESVRRVIMYNKPDGEICTRNDPEGRPTVFDKMPRPKEGRWINIGRLDINTTGLLMFTTDGELANRLMHPSYEMDREYAVRVRGEVDDEMIERLKAGVVLEDGPAKFTDIKQAPGGEGFNHWYHCVVMEGRNREVRRLWESQGLVVSRLKRVRFGPVFLNSDLPMGRWREMSQYEVDILSAEVGLTPVAMPQMNAKSKDKLERMQRKSSRPVGKTERVRTLRPAAGSVAASPRESREPQLEGERPARKPAPRQDGERGPRTPRPANGRTERGEGRGAPSGGRSDRGAPAGRGTPVADRPADTKRPAKPAPKKRPGIVLVDRDAPSGKRRGAPAGSGQRPGFGRRKPE; the protein is encoded by the coding sequence ATGAGTATCAACGACCAGAAAGACGACCAGGAAATCGGCCCCGCAGGCGAAAAACTGCAGAAAGTCCTCGCCCGTATCGGCGTCGGCTCGCGCCGTGACGTAGAAGCCTGGATCAGCCACGGCCGCATCAAGGTCAATGGCAAAGACGCCACCCTCGGCCAGCGCGTCGACCTGCATGACGCCATCACCATCGATGGCCGGGTGATCAAGCGCGAAGAAGCCGCCGAGTCGGTACGCCGCGTGATCATGTACAACAAACCCGACGGTGAGATCTGCACCCGTAACGACCCTGAAGGTCGTCCGACCGTGTTCGACAAAATGCCGCGCCCGAAAGAAGGTCGCTGGATCAACATCGGTCGTCTGGACATCAACACCACCGGTTTGCTGATGTTCACCACCGACGGTGAATTGGCCAACCGTCTGATGCACCCTTCCTACGAAATGGACCGTGAATACGCGGTACGTGTTCGTGGCGAAGTCGACGACGAGATGATTGAACGCCTGAAGGCAGGCGTGGTGCTCGAAGACGGCCCGGCCAAGTTCACCGACATCAAGCAGGCTCCGGGTGGCGAAGGTTTCAACCACTGGTACCACTGCGTGGTGATGGAAGGTCGTAACCGCGAAGTCCGTCGTCTGTGGGAATCCCAGGGCTTGGTGGTCAGCCGTCTGAAGCGCGTGCGTTTCGGTCCGGTATTCCTCAACTCCGACCTGCCGATGGGCCGCTGGCGCGAAATGAGCCAGTACGAAGTCGACATTCTCAGTGCTGAAGTCGGCCTGACGCCGGTGGCGATGCCGCAAATGAACGCCAAGAGCAAAGACAAGCTTGAGCGTATGCAGCGCAAATCGTCCCGTCCGGTGGGCAAGACCGAACGCGTGCGTACTTTGCGTCCAGCCGCTGGTTCGGTCGCTGCCAGCCCGCGCGAATCCCGCGAGCCACAGCTCGAAGGCGAACGCCCGGCCCGCAAGCCAGCGCCACGTCAGGACGGCGAACGCGGCCCACGTACGCCGCGTCCGGCCAACGGTCGCACTGAGCGCGGTGAAGGCCGTGGTGCTCCGTCCGGTGGTCGTAGCGATCGCGGCGCGCCTGCCGGTCGTGGTACGCCCGTGGCAGACCGCCCGGCCGACACCAAGCGCCCGGCCAAGCCGGCGCCGAAGAAACGCCCAGGCATCGTGCTGGTCGACCGTGACGCGCCATCGGGCAAACGCCGCGGCGCGCCAGCCGGTTCCGGCCAGCGTCCGGGCTTTGGTCGTCGCAAGCCTGAGTAA
- a CDS encoding amino acid aminotransferase: protein MHFDAIGRVPGDPILGLMEAYALDPNPRKFDLGVGVYKDAQGLTPILEAVKLAEQHLVDRQSTKTYIGGHGNVAFGKVINELVLGADSALIAEQRAGATQTPGGTGALRLSADFIAQCLPGRGVWLSNPTWPIHETIFAAAGVKVSHYPYVGSDNRLDVEAMLAVLNQAPKGDVVLLHACCHNPTGFDLSHDDWRRVLDVVRSRDLLPLIDFAYQGFGDGLEQDAWSTRLFAAELPEVLITSSCSKNFGLYRDRTGALIVCAQTADKLVDIRSQLANIARNLWSTPPDHGAAVVATILGDPELKSRWADEVEAMRLRIAQLRSGLVEALEPHGLRERFAHIGVQRGMFSYTGLSPEQVKQLREHHSVYMVSSGRANVAGIDATRLDLLAEAIAEVCK, encoded by the coding sequence ATGCATTTCGACGCCATCGGTCGAGTACCCGGCGACCCGATTCTCGGCCTGATGGAGGCCTACGCGCTGGACCCCAACCCGCGCAAATTCGACCTTGGCGTGGGTGTCTACAAAGATGCCCAGGGCCTGACGCCAATCCTCGAGGCGGTGAAGCTCGCCGAGCAACACCTGGTGGATCGTCAATCCACCAAGACCTACATCGGCGGCCACGGCAATGTAGCGTTCGGCAAGGTCATCAACGAGTTGGTGCTTGGCGCTGATTCGGCGCTGATCGCCGAACAACGGGCCGGCGCCACTCAAACGCCGGGCGGCACTGGTGCATTACGCTTGAGCGCCGACTTCATCGCCCAATGCCTACCGGGCCGTGGTGTGTGGCTGAGCAACCCGACCTGGCCGATCCACGAAACCATTTTCGCGGCGGCCGGGGTTAAGGTCAGTCACTACCCGTATGTGGGCAGCGATAACCGTCTCGATGTGGAAGCGATGCTGGCGGTGCTCAATCAAGCACCGAAGGGCGATGTGGTACTGCTGCATGCCTGCTGCCACAACCCGACCGGTTTCGATCTGTCCCATGACGATTGGCGTCGGGTGCTGGACGTGGTGCGCAGTCGTGATTTGCTGCCTCTGATCGACTTCGCCTATCAGGGCTTTGGCGACGGCCTGGAGCAAGATGCCTGGTCGACCCGGCTGTTCGCCGCCGAGTTGCCGGAAGTGCTGATCACCAGTTCCTGCTCGAAGAACTTCGGCCTGTACCGCGACCGCACCGGTGCGCTGATTGTCTGCGCGCAAACCGCCGACAAGCTGGTGGACATCCGCAGCCAACTGGCCAACATCGCCCGTAACCTGTGGTCGACACCGCCGGATCACGGCGCCGCCGTGGTCGCGACCATCCTTGGCGATCCAGAACTGAAAAGCCGCTGGGCCGACGAAGTGGAAGCCATGCGTTTGCGCATCGCCCAACTGCGCAGCGGTCTGGTCGAAGCGCTTGAACCCCATGGCTTGCGCGAGCGATTTGCGCACATTGGTGTGCAACGCGGGATGTTTTCCTACACCGGTTTGTCGCCGGAGCAGGTTAAACAGCTGCGCGAGCATCACAGCGTTTACATGGTCAGCTCAGGCCGGGCGAACGTCGCGGGAATTGATGCAACGCGTCTGGACTTGCTGGCCGAAGCTATCGCTGAGGTCTGCAAGTAA
- the arfB gene encoding alternative ribosome rescue aminoacyl-tRNA hydrolase ArfB, with translation MLVISNNVHLPDAEIELTAIRAQGAGGQNVNKVSSAVHLRFDIPASSLPEFYKERLLALRDSRITSEGVLIIKAQQYRTQEANRADALERLTELILSATKVEKKRRPTKPTLGSKKRRLESKTKRGSIKAGRGKVDF, from the coding sequence ATGCTGGTGATTTCCAACAACGTGCATCTGCCGGATGCCGAGATCGAATTGACGGCCATTCGTGCGCAAGGCGCCGGCGGGCAGAACGTCAACAAGGTCTCCAGTGCCGTGCACCTGCGCTTCGACATTCCGGCCTCGTCCTTGCCCGAGTTCTACAAGGAACGGCTGCTGGCGCTGCGCGACAGTCGCATCACCAGTGAAGGCGTGTTGATCATCAAGGCCCAGCAATACCGCACGCAGGAAGCCAATCGCGCCGATGCGCTGGAGCGGTTGACCGAGTTGATCCTCAGCGCCACCAAAGTGGAAAAGAAACGCCGCCCGACCAAACCGACCCTCGGGTCGAAGAAGCGTCGGCTCGAATCCAAGACCAAACGCGGCAGCATCAAGGCCGGGCGTGGCAAGGTGGATTTCTAA